The Dethiobacter alkaliphilus AHT 1 nucleotide sequence CTGATGGGGACCGTAAAACAGTACCGGCAGGTCATTAAAAGCCTGCACATCCAGCCGGTGGGCCTGCCAAAGCTGGCGGACAAACTAAAAAAACTGCTGAACGAAGGCTAGTTTTGTTGACAAAGGCTCATACAATCCTTACAATGAAAAATGGGACAGGGGGACAGGTTCCTTGTCCCACATTTCTGTTTTATATGGTTACCTGCGTTTAAAAAAATGGGACAGTTGACCTGTCCCCTTGTCCCGGAGGGAAAATGAAAGAGACGTTATTGGCGATTTTAAAAGAACACTCCGGTGCGTATGTGTCCGGTGAGGAGTTAAGTAACAGGATGCAAGTCAGCCGGACTGCGGTGTGGAAGCATATTGGCGGTCTGCGCGAGGAAGGCTACGAAATAGAGTCTGCTCCACGGCTGGGTTACCGCCTGGTGGCGGTGCCCGATTTGCTATTGCCGCTGGAGATACAGGATGGCCTGAAAACTGCAGTGATGGGCAAGAAAGTCTATCATTACCGTGAAGTTGATTCCACCAACCGGGCGGCCCGGGAGTTGGCCAGGGCGGGAGAAGCGGAAGGCACCGTGGTGTTGGCGGAGGCGCAGTCTGCCGGACGCGGCAGGCTGGGACGGGCCTGGAATTCGCCCTGCGGCGGGATTTGGCTGTCTCTGATTCTTCGCCCCAAACTTCCGCCGTATAAAGCGCAACTGTTAACGTTGATGGCTGCAGTAGCCGCCACCGAGGCCACAGCAGCAGTTTCAGCGGTCACGCCGGGGATTAAATGGCCAAACGACTTAATGATAAACGGTAAGAAGCTTGCCGGGATTCTTACGGAAGTATCTGCGGAAATGGAGCAGTTGAACTATATCGTGCTGGGTTTGGGGATCAATGCCAATATACCGGCAGATTGGTTTGCCGGTGAACTGGAGCAGATTGCCACATCTATAATGGCCCAATCAGGTGAAGCCGTTAGCAGGGTCGCCTGGGTTCAGGCATTTTTGCGCAATATGGAGCAGGAATATATGCAGGCGGAACAAATTGGTTTTGAAGATGTACTAAAGCGCTGGCGCCGCTATTCGGTCACCTTGGGTAAAGGGGTGGATGTGCAGTTGGCGGATCACCGGGAGTCCGGTACAGCGGTGGATATCGACGAGCAGGGAGCCCTTCTGGTCCGGACGGAATCGGGAGTGAAAACTTTTTGGGCCGGTGATGTTTCCCTGCGGCCTGATGACGGCAAATAGGAGGTTTAACGCATGCTTCTGGCAGTGGATGTAGGCAATACTAACATAGTACTGGGAGTATATCAGGGCAGGGATTTGAAAGTATCCTGGCGGGTCTCAACAAACCGGTTGCAGACCGGGGACGAATACGGGGTAATTTTAAAAAATCTCTTTGTGCAGGCGGGAGTGGATGACCGGGATCTTACCGGAATGATTGTTTCTTCCGTGGTGCCTCCACTGATGTTTTCTCTGCAGGAAATGGCTAATCGTTATTTTGGCCTTGAACCGCTGGTTGTGGGGCCCGGAATGAAAACAGGCCTTAACATCTCGGTGGAAAACCCCAGGGAAGTAGGCGCGGATCGCATTGTAAACGCTGTGGCAGCCATTGAGCTGTACGGTGCGCCGCTAATCATCGTAGATTTTGGTACAGCCACCACCTTTGACGCCATCTCTGAGCAAGGCCATTACCTGGGTGGAGCCATTGCGCCGGGAATCAGCATCTCCACTGAAGCACTCTTTCAACGTGCGGCAAAACTGCCTCGGGTAGAATTGGCTGTGCCCAAGCGGGTTATCGGCCGCGATACCATAACCAGTATGCAGTCCGGTATTATTTACGGCTTTGTAGGACAGGTGGACGGAATAGTACGCAAAATGATTCCGGAATTTCCCACCCGGCCCAAGGTTATTGCCACCGGCGGCCTGGCGGAACTCATCGCCCGGGAATCTGAAGCATTGGAAATTATTAACCCGCTGCTTACCCTGGAGGGGCTGCGTATTATCCATGAACGCAACCGGCAGTAAAATTTTCCAGCCAAAAAGAGGATATTTAACAATAATGTCGAATACGTAGCAGTAAACGGGACAGGGGGATTTTTATGCCCTATAAAATCTGTACGTACTGCGGAAAAGCCTCATACTCTGCTGCGGAATCTCCGTCGGTTAAGTGGCTTTGCCCTTACTGTGACAAAGATATTTCACATGTGGAAGGGCTCACATCCCTGCCGCAAAAAGAAGATAGTGAAGGGCACGAACAATAGGACCTGGCGGGTCCTATTTCCGTGTTAGATAATAAATGACAGGATGTGGATTTGTTGGCAGCTAAGTTCCGGGTAATTATAACTGTGGTTGTATTACTGTTTTATACCGGTACAGCCATGGCGGAACCGGTGGTGCAATCCACCGCCGCCATTTTGATAAATAGCAGAACCGGAGAAGTGCTCTGGGAAAAGAATTCTCATCAGCAAATGTTTCCGGCCAGCATCACTAAAATCCTTACCACCATTTTGCTTTTGGAAAACGCTGCAGAAGATGAGGTGGCGGTGGCCAGTGAATTGGCGGAAAAAACCCGTGGATCTTCTCTGTATCTGCGCCGGGGTCAGGAACTTACCGTGGAGGATTTGTTGTATGCTCTGATGCTGCGGTCGGCCAACGATGGTTCTGTGGTGGCGGCGGAACTGGTGTCCGGCAGTGTGGATAGTTTCGCCCAATTGATGAACCAGAAGGCCAGGCAGGCCGGAGCTATAAACAGTACTTTTACCAACCCCCACGGTCTTCCCGATGAGAACCACCTGACAACCGCCTATGATATGGCCATGATCACCCGCTATGCAATGCAAAATCAGCGTTTTCGTGATTTGGCGGCGACGCAGCGTCACACCATCGTCTGGCCGGAAGGCGAGGATTCGTACCTGATTAACCGCATCCCCCTGCTTTCAACCTATGAGGGCATGCTGGGTATTAAGACCGGCTACACCACGCCGGCGGGGCGCACCTTTGTGGGTGCTGCACAACGGGATGGCCTGGAGCTGATAACAGTGGTTCTGCAGGCCAGCGGCAATGAACTGTGGGATGACACGGTGGCCCTTTTGGATTATGGTTTTGACAATTTCACCATGGTACAGCCTGTTGTGCAGGGTGATATAATGCATACCACGGAAGTTCGTTTTGGTGATGCGGTAAGCTTACAGGCAGCCGATAGTTTTGAGTTAACCCGGCCCGTTAATAACAAAGAGGTTGATATGGAGATAAAAGTCGCTGAGGTACAGGCACCGGTGAACAAAGGTGACCACATCGGTGAGGTGGTAATTGTTGCCGATGGGCAAGAGGTGGGCACAATTTCGCTTTTGGCTGCTGATTCTGTGCAGAGAGCCCTTTTGACCACGCCCCGCTTTTGGCTGTTGTCCAGTTCACTGGCCGTTGTCATGCTTTTGGTGCGTAAAGCAATCAGGCGGCGTAGAACCAAAAAAAGCGGTTTAAAAGAAGGTTATCGGAGATATAAAAAAGAAAAGTTAGATTATAGGTTATTTTAGAGAGAAGGGGAGGATAATTATGAAGATCTTGGCGATTAATGGCAGTCACCGCAAGGGTAAGAATACTGCGGAGATGCTAAATACTGTATTGGCGGAAGCAGAGGCTCAAGGCGTGGAAACGGAATTGGTTGAACTGATGGACTATGAGATCAAAGAGTGCATATCCTGTAATAAGTGCCTGTTTAAGCCGGAGTGTAGCATCAAGGATGATGACATGGATAAGCTGTACGAAAAAATGCGTGAAGCCGACGGAATTGTTTTTGGTTCGCCCGTCTATTTTTCCAATGTAACGGGGCGGATGAAGGATTTTATAGATCGCAGCCGCCCGCTGCATATGGTGGCCAATGAGCTGGATGGCAAGGTTGGCGGCGCGGTGGTGCATGCCGACTTACGTAACGGCGGTCAGGAGCTGGCACTGGCAATCCTCAATGCTTATATGCAGGGACAGGGAATGCTGGTGTCCTCCGATAGAGGCGCAGATGAAGGGATTGTGAACACAGGAGCCATGGGAACTAAGTTTGCCTCCTGTGAAGAGGGTAAGATGCGTTTTGTCAAAAGAGTAACCCAGGATGAAGTGGCGCTGACGTCCTGTCAGCGGCTAGGCCGCAATATGGCCAAGCTTGTCCAGCGACTGGGCGCAGAATAGCGAATTGGTTACTATTTCGAATTATTAGAACCGGGACAATTGTCCTGATGAAGTTTGCAGGGATTTTCTAAAGCATTACGAATAGATTATAGCAAGGGGGAGCAACAAGACCAGTCATCAAGTCGTTGGTTTGCACCCTATCAAACTGCTATAAACTTCATGAAATAATGGGTAAATTAAGCTTCCTCTTAATACTATGTATAAGAGGGAGCTTTGTTTTTTTACACTTATATGTGAATGAGGTCACAAAAAAGGGGGAGCAGCTTGCAAAATACACTTCTTTACGTGGTTTCCCGTTATGTGGTGCCGGTGATGCAGATTTATGGCCTGTATATCATCTTTCACGGCCATGAAGCTCCGGGCGGAGGTTTTGCCGGCGGAATGGTACTGGGGATTGGGTTGGTTTTGTATTCACTGGTCTTTGGCCTGAGTGAAGGCCAAAAACGGGTTCCCTTCGATTTGGCCATGGTGGGGGGGATTATCCTGATAGTTACCATTTTTGCTGAAATTCTCATCGGCCATGTATTTGAGATTGGCATTGGACTTATAGTGGCTTTGGTTGCTCTGTCAATTTTTTCAACACTGGTGGAGGAGGTGTGACCGCTTGGATGTAATATCCCGGATTGTTCAGAATTATCCTTATTTTGTCTCTGTGGTGCTGTTTTGTATCGGCATCTACACTGTACTGTCCCGTTCTAATCTGATGAAAAAAATAATCGGGATTAACATTATGGGCAACGCCATCTTCCTGTTTTTGATTGCAGCAGCCAATATCCGTGGTGGCGTGGCACCAATCCATGATGGTCAACTTCCGGAGGGGGTGCATTACGTTAATCCTCTACCGGCGGCGCTGGTTCTTACCGGCATTGTTGTGGCTCTCAGCGTAACAGCCTTTGCCTTAAGCATAGTGGTAAAGCTGTATCAGTATTATGGAACCATTGAAGCAGACGAAATCCTTGAGATAAGGAGCTGCGACTAATGTTTGAACTTTTGGATACACATCCGCCGGTGTTGGTATTGTTAGTGCTGATGGCCGCTTTTCTGATGCCTGCATTTGCTCATTTCGGACGCAAAGCCTGCGGCCCGGCCGCCGTTTTAACCATGGTTGCCGCTTTTATTTACAGTTTGCATTTTGCCCTTATTACCCGTGACGGTCAAACTATCGCCTATTCGGTAATGGGCTGGGATGCTCCCTGGGGCATTGAAGTAATTATCGAACCTTTTTCCGCATTTATGCTGCTTGTTATTAGCGCTGTTTGTCTGGTAATCATGATTTACAGTATGAGTTCCCTGGGGCGGGAAATCCCGGCAAGCGGCATCGGCTGGTATTATACCACTTTCTTATTGTTGGTTGGTTCCATGATGGGAATGGTGATGACCAATGATTTGTTTAATATGTATGTGTTCATTGAAGTAACCGGGATTGCCGCCTGTGCACTGGTGCTGGCCAAAGGAGGGCGCCTGGCCACCGAAGCATCATTTAAATATCTGCTGCTGGCCACTGTGGGCTCCGGTTTTGTATTGACTGGAATCGCCCTGATTTATGTGATAACCGGTAATCTGAATATCAGCTTTGTTGCCGCAGAGTTTGCTCTGGTGTATCCGCAGTATCCGTATTTGATTTGGACAGTGCTTAGCTTCTTCCTGGTGGGCTTTGGTATAAAGTCGGCACTCTTTCCTCTTCACGTCTGGTTACCCGATGCTCACTCCTCAGCCCCCACCACTTCCAGCGCCGTCCTGTCCGGCCTGGTGGTAAAAGCATACATTGTTGCATTGGCAAAATTTTATTTCCAGATTTTTGGTTTTGATTTGTTGGATCAGATTTTTATCCGCCATATGATTTTAATTATGGCCACCGGGGCCATATTAGGCGGCTCCATGTTTGCCTTCGTGCAGTTGGATCTAAAAAGGCGCCTGGCATATTCCAGTGTGGCTCAGATAGGCTACATTTTCCTGGGGCTTGGATTGTCCAGTCCCATTGGCCTGGCGGCGGGCATCTTACACATCTTTAATCACGCCGTTATGAAGGCATGTCTCTTTTTGGCAGCAGGTGCCATTTACCGCCAAACCGGTGAGAAACGGGTGAACCGTTTGCAGGGCCTGGCCTTTCAGATGCCCATCACCATGTTTGCCTTTAGTATTGCCGCCCTTTCCATGGTGGGGCTGCCCCTCTTTAGCGGATTTATATCCAAGTGGTACCTGGCCCTGGGCAGTATTGAGGCGGGAATGCCCATGTTTGTAGGACTGATCATCTTAAGTGGATTACTAAACGCCAGTTATTTTCTGCCCATTGTCTGGCAGGCGTTTTTCGTGGTGGATGAGCAGGAACCCAAAACGTTTACCATGGATAAAATTCCTGTTTCCATGTCCGTTTCCTTGGTTGTGCTGGCCATGGCGGTTATCTATTTTGGTATCAATCCCGAGTTCCCGCTGGCCTTGGCAACAAAAGCTGTGGGGGTCTTACTGCATTAGGGAGGTGGTTTAATGTACTATATTCGGGCAATTATTGACAAAAAGGGGTTTCTGATGATTGTTTGCATTTTGCTGGGGTTCTGGTTTTTAATGACCCCTTCGCTGGATGCGTACAACGTGATTGTGGGTATCGGTTGTGCATTGGGAGTTACGTATTTCTGGAACACCGACTTGTTTAAGCCCGGGGAGCCCATGGGTTTTAAGCCGCTGCAGCTGTTCAAACTGTTTTATTATTTAGTATTGCTTGTCTTTAACATTGTTGTAGCCAATATCCAGGTGGCGCGTATTGTGCTAAGTAGGGATATGCCAATTTCACCCGGTTTTATTGTGGTGAAAACAAAACTTACCCGAGAACTTACCCGGACCCTGTATTCCAACTCCATTACCCTTACACCCGGGACCGTCACCATTAACCTGAAAGATGACCGGCTGCTTGTTCACGCCCTGACAAAAGAAGCGGCGGATAATGTCTCCGATTGGTATATGCAGGATAAACTGCGGGAAGTTGAGGTGATCAACGAATGATTCAACTCAGCCTGGAAGGGGTTTTCCTGGGGCTTGTAGTTTTGTCGTTTCTGGCCCTGTACCGCATCATCTGGGGTCCACATGCCTCAGACCGCATTTTGGGCACCAACGTGGTGTTAACCAATGTAATTATGGCCATTATCATTCTGGCACATATCTTTGAGAACTACACCTACCTGGATGTGGCGTATGTTTATGTGCTCAGTGCTTTTGTAGGCACAATCTGTGTCATGAAAAGTCTGGGGAAGGGGAAATTGTCATGACCTTACTCTATGAGTTGGCGGTAAGTTTTTTACTCTGGGCCGGACTGTTCTTTCTCTTTGTGGGTACTGTGGGCCTAATCCGTTTGCCCGATTTATATACCCGCATGCATGCCACTTCCAAGTGCGATACGCTGGGGGTCGGGCTGATTTTGCTGGCCATGATGACGCAAGTGTCCGGCTATAATGCCATGATTAAACTGGCTATTATCTGGGCCTTTATCTGGTCCATCAATCCATTGGTTGCACACATCATCGGTTATGTGGC carries:
- a CDS encoding monovalent cation/H+ antiporter complex subunit F; this translates as MIQLSLEGVFLGLVVLSFLALYRIIWGPHASDRILGTNVVLTNVIMAIIILAHIFENYTYLDVAYVYVLSAFVGTICVMKSLGKGKLS
- a CDS encoding sodium:proton antiporter — encoded protein: MDVISRIVQNYPYFVSVVLFCIGIYTVLSRSNLMKKIIGINIMGNAIFLFLIAAANIRGGVAPIHDGQLPEGVHYVNPLPAALVLTGIVVALSVTAFALSIVVKLYQYYGTIEADEILEIRSCD
- a CDS encoding MnhB domain-containing protein — encoded protein: MQNTLLYVVSRYVVPVMQIYGLYIIFHGHEAPGGGFAGGMVLGIGLVLYSLVFGLSEGQKRVPFDLAMVGGIILIVTIFAEILIGHVFEIGIGLIVALVALSIFSTLVEEV
- a CDS encoding D-alanyl-D-alanine carboxypeptidase family protein, producing MAAKFRVIITVVVLLFYTGTAMAEPVVQSTAAILINSRTGEVLWEKNSHQQMFPASITKILTTILLLENAAEDEVAVASELAEKTRGSSLYLRRGQELTVEDLLYALMLRSANDGSVVAAELVSGSVDSFAQLMNQKARQAGAINSTFTNPHGLPDENHLTTAYDMAMITRYAMQNQRFRDLAATQRHTIVWPEGEDSYLINRIPLLSTYEGMLGIKTGYTTPAGRTFVGAAQRDGLELITVVLQASGNELWDDTVALLDYGFDNFTMVQPVVQGDIMHTTEVRFGDAVSLQAADSFELTRPVNNKEVDMEIKVAEVQAPVNKGDHIGEVVIVADGQEVGTISLLAADSVQRALLTTPRFWLLSSSLAVVMLLVRKAIRRRRTKKSGLKEGYRRYKKEKLDYRLF
- a CDS encoding Na+/H+ antiporter subunit E — protein: MYYIRAIIDKKGFLMIVCILLGFWFLMTPSLDAYNVIVGIGCALGVTYFWNTDLFKPGEPMGFKPLQLFKLFYYLVLLVFNIVVANIQVARIVLSRDMPISPGFIVVKTKLTRELTRTLYSNSITLTPGTVTINLKDDRLLVHALTKEAADNVSDWYMQDKLREVEVINE
- a CDS encoding biotin--[acetyl-CoA-carboxylase] ligase; its protein translation is MKETLLAILKEHSGAYVSGEELSNRMQVSRTAVWKHIGGLREEGYEIESAPRLGYRLVAVPDLLLPLEIQDGLKTAVMGKKVYHYREVDSTNRAARELARAGEAEGTVVLAEAQSAGRGRLGRAWNSPCGGIWLSLILRPKLPPYKAQLLTLMAAVAATEATAAVSAVTPGIKWPNDLMINGKKLAGILTEVSAEMEQLNYIVLGLGINANIPADWFAGELEQIATSIMAQSGEAVSRVAWVQAFLRNMEQEYMQAEQIGFEDVLKRWRRYSVTLGKGVDVQLADHRESGTAVDIDEQGALLVRTESGVKTFWAGDVSLRPDDGK
- a CDS encoding complex I subunit 5 family protein gives rise to the protein MFELLDTHPPVLVLLVLMAAFLMPAFAHFGRKACGPAAVLTMVAAFIYSLHFALITRDGQTIAYSVMGWDAPWGIEVIIEPFSAFMLLVISAVCLVIMIYSMSSLGREIPASGIGWYYTTFLLLVGSMMGMVMTNDLFNMYVFIEVTGIAACALVLAKGGRLATEASFKYLLLATVGSGFVLTGIALIYVITGNLNISFVAAEFALVYPQYPYLIWTVLSFFLVGFGIKSALFPLHVWLPDAHSSAPTTSSAVLSGLVVKAYIVALAKFYFQIFGFDLLDQIFIRHMILIMATGAILGGSMFAFVQLDLKRRLAYSSVAQIGYIFLGLGLSSPIGLAAGILHIFNHAVMKACLFLAAGAIYRQTGEKRVNRLQGLAFQMPITMFAFSIAALSMVGLPLFSGFISKWYLALGSIEAGMPMFVGLIILSGLLNASYFLPIVWQAFFVVDEQEPKTFTMDKIPVSMSVSLVVLAMAVIYFGINPEFPLALATKAVGVLLH
- a CDS encoding type III pantothenate kinase, translating into MLLAVDVGNTNIVLGVYQGRDLKVSWRVSTNRLQTGDEYGVILKNLFVQAGVDDRDLTGMIVSSVVPPLMFSLQEMANRYFGLEPLVVGPGMKTGLNISVENPREVGADRIVNAVAAIELYGAPLIIVDFGTATTFDAISEQGHYLGGAIAPGISISTEALFQRAAKLPRVELAVPKRVIGRDTITSMQSGIIYGFVGQVDGIVRKMIPEFPTRPKVIATGGLAELIARESEALEIINPLLTLEGLRIIHERNRQ
- the mnhG gene encoding monovalent cation/H(+) antiporter subunit G; protein product: MTLLYELAVSFLLWAGLFFLFVGTVGLIRLPDLYTRMHATSKCDTLGVGLILLAMMTQVSGYNAMIKLAIIWAFIWSINPLVAHIIGYVAYLRDEEHVPETFFIDCYDSPYPGKEMAGKEDVHA
- a CDS encoding flavodoxin family protein, with product MKILAINGSHRKGKNTAEMLNTVLAEAEAQGVETELVELMDYEIKECISCNKCLFKPECSIKDDDMDKLYEKMREADGIVFGSPVYFSNVTGRMKDFIDRSRPLHMVANELDGKVGGAVVHADLRNGGQELALAILNAYMQGQGMLVSSDRGADEGIVNTGAMGTKFASCEEGKMRFVKRVTQDEVALTSCQRLGRNMAKLVQRLGAE